The Populus alba chromosome 4, ASM523922v2, whole genome shotgun sequence genome contains a region encoding:
- the LOC118059375 gene encoding cytochrome P450 77A1: MELIDLLILGLTLFFLAIWWRSFSVVNGDGAKNLPPGPPGWPLVGNLFQIILERRHFIFVIRDLRKKYGPIFSMQMGQRTLVIVTSPELIHEALVQKGPIFASRPPDSPIRLVFSVGKCAVNSAEYGPLWRTLRRNFVTELISPVRIKQCSWIREWALESHMKRLKSEALENGYVDVMDVCRFTVCSILVFICFGAKISEHWIHDIDNVTKDVMLITVPQLPDFLPILTPLFRKQMKRAKDLRKAQIECLVPLIRNRRAFVERGENPKMEMLSPVGAAYVDSLFTLKAPGRGLLGEEELVTLCSELFVAGIDTSTSVLQWVFLELVLNQDIQEKLYREIVESVGKDGVINEDDVEKMNYLNAVVKETLRVHSPAHFTLSHATTEDTELGGYKIPSNVNVEFYIEWMTEDPSLWKDPGIFRPERFIDGDGVNVDMTGTKGKVKMLPFGAGRRTCPGLALGLLHVNLTLARMVQAFKWLPAPNAPPDPTEAFAFTVVMKNPLKAVILPR, encoded by the coding sequence ATGGAGCTGATAGATCTTCTCATTCTTGGTCTAACACTCTTTTTTCTTGCTATATGGTGGCGGAGCTTCTCTGTCGTCAATGGCGACGGAGCCAAGAACTTGCCACCAGGACCACCAGGTTGGCCTCTCGTGGGCAACTTGTTTCAAATAATACTTGAACGGCGTCATTTCATCTTTGTCATACGTGATTTACGTAAGAAATACGGTCCAATCTTCTCCATGCAAATGGGCCAACGTACTCTTGTTATAGTCACTAGCCCTGAACTAATCCATGAAGCCCTTGTTCAAAAAGGCCCTATCTTTGCTAGTCGGCCACCGGACTCACCGATCCGGTTGGTGTTCAGTGTCGGGAAATGTGCCGTCAACTCAGCTGAATATGGACCTCTTTGGCGGACACTTCGTCGGAACTTTGTCACGGAGTTGATAAGCCCGGTCAGGATCAAACAGTGTAGTTGGATACGAGAATGGGCGTTGGAAAGTCACATGAAGAGGCTCAAAAGTGAAGCTTTAGAAAACGGGTATGTAGATGTAATGGATGTTTGTAGATTCACTGTTTGTAGCATTCTAGTATTTATTTGCTTCGGAGCAAAAATCTCTGAACATTGGATTCATGATATAGATAATGTGACTAAAGATGTCATGCTAATAACAGTACCACAGCTTCCCGATTTCTTGCCTATTCTAACTCCCTTGTTTCGCAAGCAAATGAAGAGGGCAAAGGATTTAAGAAAGGCTCAAATTGAGTGCTTGGTTCCTTTGATAAGGAACAGAAGAGCATTTGTAGAGAGAGGTGAAAACCCTAAAATGGAAATGTTGAGTCCAGTTGGTGCAGCCTATGTTGACTCACTTTTTACCCTTAAGGCACCGGGGAGGGGTCTTTTAGGAGAAGAAGAGCTTGTTACACTTTGTTCAGAGTTGTTTGTGGCTGGAATCGATACTAGCACAAGTGTGCTACAATGGGTTTTTCTTGAATTAGTCCTTAACCAAGACATTCAAGAAAAGTTGTACCGAGAAATTGTTGAGTCTGTGGGCAAAGATGGAGTAATCAACGAAGACGATGTGGAGAAAATGAACTATCTTAACGCAGTggttaaagaaaccctaagggTACATTCTCCGGCGCATTTCACGTTATCACACGCCACGACGGAGGACACGGAGCTTGGTGGCTACAAGATTCCGAGCAATgtgaatgttgagttctacatTGAATGGATGACCGAGGATCCGAGTTTGTGGAAGGATCCGGGTATATTTCGGCCCGAGAGGTTCATAGATGGTGATGGTGTCAACGTAGACATGACCGGAACGAAGGGCAAGGTGAAGATGCTGCCGTTTGGAGCCGGGAGGAGGACTTGCCCAGGGTTGGCTCTTGGTTTGTTGCATGTAAATTTAACGCTTGCAAGAATGGTACAAGCTTTCAAGTGGCTACCCGCACCGAATGCTCCACCCGACCCGACAGAGGCTTTTGCTTTCACGGTTGTCATGAAGAACCCTCTAAAAGCAGTCATCTTGCCCAggtga
- the LOC118059383 gene encoding RNA pseudouridine synthase 6, chloroplastic, protein MASLNLASIFSYSYRSFSAPVTLLRTLAFTRAYSLNKKALVWCSLSKRKLSCESLKQDIACTTATSSVNGYPEYTRLLPCPSHNSPPRIEHLVVSEEGPVLDYICKALDLPPLFVADLIHFGAVHYALVCPQPPPTATPEQIRVFEEVTAPSVLKKRASIKGKTVREAQKTFRITHGDQFLEAGMYLRVHVHPKRFPRCYDIDWKSRIIHVTESFVVLDKPAGTSVGGTTDNIEESCATFATRALGLTAPLRTTHQIDNCTEGCVVLARTKEDCSVFHGKIREKTVKKLYIALAASPVPIGVVNHYMRPINMAPRLVSEEFIKGWHLCQLEVMECKRVPWPDAVMEEKYCVQDCGWPSKDHAYECKINLLTGRTHQIRAQLAALGAPLVGDSMYMPAAVAEMVSPGCNPFGKYKKQYTSEDDKAIAVEEWVLCHGKEPNVAIGLQACQISWDDGKHIYNAGSPWWRCRMA, encoded by the exons ATGGCTTCGCTGAATTTAGCTTCAATCTTTAGCTATAGTTACAGGAGTTTTAGTGCACCAGTGACCCTCCTGCGCACGCTAGCATTCACCAGGGCTTATTCCCTCAACAAGAAGGCTTTGGTTTGGTGTTCTCTGAGTAAAAGGAAGTTAAGCTGTGAATCATTGAAGCAAGATATTGCTTGCACAACTGCCACTTCTTCTGTTAATGG TTACCCGGAATATACTCGCTTGCTTCCGTGCCCCTCTCACAATAGCCCACCAAGAATTGAACACTTGGTTGTTTCAGAAGAAGGTCCTGTTCTAGACTATATCTGTAAAGCTCTGGATCTTCCTCCTCT GTTTGTTGCAGATCTTATCCATTTTGGAGCTGTACATTATGCCCTTGTATGCCCACAGCCACCTCCAACAGCAACTCCTGAGCAGATTAGGGTATTTGAAGAAGTGACAGCACCATCAGTTCTAAAGAAGAGAGCTTCTATCAAAGGGAAAACAGTACGAGAAGCACAGAAAACTTTCCGGATAACTCATGGTGATCAGTTTCTTGAAGCTGGAATGTATTTGCGTGTTCATGTACACCCAAAACGCTTCCCTAG GTGCTATGATATTGATTGGAAATCAAGAATTATACATGTGACTGaatcttttgttgttttggacAAACCTGCTGGTACATCG GTTGGAGGAACTACAGACAACATAGAAGAAAGTTGTGCCACCTTTGCGACTCGTGCGTTGGGATTGACAGCCCCATTAAGGACTACCCATCAGATTGATAACTGCACAGAAGGCTG TGTTGTGTTAGCCAGGACCAAGGAGGACTGCTCAGTTTTCCATGGAAAAATCAGA GAGAAAACGGTGAAGAAACTTTATATTGCACTTGCTGCATCTCCCGTGCCCATTGGTGTAGTTAACCACTACATGCGTCCTATTAATATGGCTCCGAGACTTGTTTCAGAAG AATTTATAAAAGGTTGGCATTTATGTCAACTTGAGGTCATGGAATGCAAGAGAGTTCCTTGGCCAGATGCTGTTATGGAAGAGAAATATTGTGTTCAAGACTGTGGGTGGCCCTCAAAGGATCATGCATACGAGTGTAAAATCAACCTTTTGACTGGCCGTACACATCAG ATACGAGCTCAACTGGCTGCCCTCGGTGCACCTCTGGTGGGTGACTCAATGTACATGCCAGCTGCAGTTGCAGAAATGGTCAGTCCGGGTTGCAATCCATTTGGAAAATACAAAAAGCAATACACTAGTGAGGATGATAAAGCAATAGCTGTTGAAGAATGGGTTTTATGTCACGGAAAGGAACCAAATGTTGCAATTGGTCTTCAGGCATGCCAGATTTCATGGGATGATGGCAAGCACATTTACAATGCTGGATCTCCCTGGTGGAGATGCAGAATGGCTTAA
- the LOC118059415 gene encoding beta-glucosidase 46 isoform X2 has product MDSLGVSSYRFSISWARILPRGRFGDINKAGISYYNKLIDSLLLKGIQPFVTLVHYDIPEELEERYGGWLSPRCQEDFGYYADVCFKNFGDRVKHWTTFNEPNIQTIKSYRLGEYPPCRCSSPFGNCTHGDSEKEPFIAAHNMILAHATAVGVYRTKYQKEQGGNIGIVLDCIWFEQISNSTADKLAADRAQDFFLNWFLDPIIFGNYPAEMSKILGSTLPKFSSNDKEKLKNGLDFIGINHYTSEYVQDCIFSVCNPGTGASRTEGLARRSQEKDGAPIGIPTDVDWLHFYPQGMEKMVTYIKKRYNNKPMIITENGYGQQNNPNLTIVCHDIERVEFISNYWDSLLTAMEKGADVRGYFAWSLLDNFEWTYGYTQRYGLYHVDFTTLKRTPKLSATWFKEFIARYKVDKSQM; this is encoded by the exons ATGGACTCCCTTGGAGTCAGCAGCTATAGGTTCTCGATTTCTTGGGCACGAATACTACCCA GAGGGAGATTCGGAGATATCAACAAGGCTGGTATTAGCTACTATAACAAGCTCATCGATTCTCTCCTGCTTAAAG GAATCCAACCATTTGTGACATTAGTTCATTATGATATACCTGAAGAACTGGAGGAGAGATATGGTGGATGGCTAAGTCCTCGATGCCA GGAGGATTTTGGATATTATGCAGATGTTTGTTTCAAGAATTTCGGAGATCGAGTGAAGCACTGGACCACCTTCAATGAGCCAAATATACAAACTATTAAATCCTATCGATTAGGTGAATACCCACCATGTCGCTGCTCCAGCCCTTTCGGAAATTGCACTCATGGGGATTCAGAGAAGGAGCCCTTTATTGCAGCACATAATATGATTTTAGCACATGCAACAGCAGTTGGTGTTTACCGAACTAAATACCAG AAAGAGCAAGGAGGCAACATTGGAATTGTCTTAGATTGCATTTGGTTTGAACAAATAAGCAATTCCACAGCAGACAAGTTAGCCGCTGACAGAGCTCAAGACTTCTTCCTGAACTG GTTCTTGGACCCCATCATATTTGGAAATTATCCCGCAGAAATGTCTAAAATTCTAGGGTCTACTTTACCCAAATTTTCAAGTAATGACAAAGAGAAACTGAAGAACGGACTGGATTTCATTGGCATCAATCATTACACCAGTGAATACGTCCAAGACTGCATCTTCTCCGTTTGTAACCCCGGAACAGGAGCCTCCAGGACAGAAGGGCTTGCCCGGAGAAGCCAAGAAAAAGATGGAGCTCCCATCGGCATACCT ACTGATGTGGACTGGCTGCATTTTTATCCACAAGGAATGGAGAAGATGGTTACCTATATAAAGAAGAGATACAATAACAAACCAATGATCATTACAGAGAATG GGTATGGCCAGCAGAACAATCCAAACCTCACTATTGTTTGTCATGATATAGAAAGGGTGGAGTTTATTTCTAACTACTGGGATTCCTTGTTGACAGCAATGGA GAAAGGAGCAGATGTGAGGGGCTATTTTGCCTGGTCGTTGCTTGATAATTTTGAGTGGACATATGGTTATACACAGAGATACGGACTTTACCATGTTGATTTCACTACACTGAAGAGAACTCCAAAACTATCAGCTACTTGGTTCAAGGAATTTATAGCAAGGTATAAGGTAGACAAATCACAAATGTGA